In Notolabrus celidotus isolate fNotCel1 chromosome 8, fNotCel1.pri, whole genome shotgun sequence, a genomic segment contains:
- the LOC117817859 gene encoding catenin delta-1-like isoform X6 has translation MVDPAHGALDESYTPEDDSQEVHSVFSEEGTARRQDNGMKKPISRTVLPSDSMSIDGGLTVPGMGGYSATLDRPYRQPVPGDYPTATVPRNYHYGPVGGYDDYRGGPPSEAYTSLSRGSHMDERYRPADGYRTLDSGYRAPSRQQLDPYAAQPQVSRGMRALGSAMEMRYGHAPYGLEDDQRSVGYDEYGMGPQPMHPGGYGTMPRLGPGPGGMDRRRLRSCEDTLDGDMGGVDPYAWAPMTMERGSMASLDSTLRKAPPGSWRQPELPEVIAMLNYRLDPVKTNAAAFLQHLTFKNDKVKSEVRRLKGIPALVSLLDHPSKDVHHSACGALKNISYGRDQDNKIAIKNCDGVPALVRLLRKTHDQDLTDTITGTLWNLSSHDAVKMEIVDHALHALADEVVVPHSGWERGSNGGEESCKPRHLEWETALTNTAGCLRNVSSERSEARRKLRECTGLVDSLMYVVQSQINRKDVDNKLVENCVCLLRNLSYHVHREVPGCERYAEAVPLNQGPAPANKGGCFGSRKGKGKKDGDDGSGDQVDIPKRTTPAKGYELLFQPEVVRVYTSLLRESKNPSVLEAAAGAIQNLCAGRWTYGRYIRATVRLEKGLPMMAELLAHGNDRVVRAMSGALRNLAIDNRNCELLGLHAVPHLVANLPGGQSQSGRALSEETVVSVLSTLAEVLGNSLEASKTLRASQGIERLVLINKDGKRSEREVRGAGQVLQLVWAHKELRRPLEKDGWKKTDFMVNLNPTTNGPSTRANGTYEDSTTPLLDRGEKRDVIPLNDLGPEAYSTLDQRERRHTLDETTDTLPRGVYGGRKGSLPLLDSYDG, from the exons ATGGTGGACCCTGCACATGGTGCTCTAGATGAGAGCTACACACCCGAGGACGACTCCCAGGAAGTGcactctgtgttttctgaagaAGGGACCGCACGGCGCCAAGACAATGGC ATGAAGAAACCAATCTCACGCACAGTCCTGCCCTCTGACTCCATGTCCATCGATGGGGGTTTGACGGTGCCCGGTATGGGCGGATACAGCGCCACACTAGACCGTCCTTACAGGCAGCCTGTACCGGGAGACTATCCCACTGCCACGGTGCCCAGAAACTACCACTATGGCCCCGTTGGAGGTTATGATGATTACCGTGGAGGTCCACCATCAGAAGCATACACTAGCTTGAGCCGGGGTTCACACATGGACGAACGATACAG GCCTGCTGATGGCTACAGGACCCTGGACTCAGGCTACCGGGCTCCAAGCCGCCAGCAGCTGGACCCGTACGCAGCACAGCCCCAGGTGAGCCGAGGGATGAGGGCACTTGGCTCGGCAATGGAGATGCGGTATGGCCATGCTCCCTATGGTCTGGAGGATGACCAGCGCAGCGTAGGATATGATGAGTATGGCATGGGGCCCCAACCCATGCACCCTGGTGGCTATGGCACCATGCCACGCCTGGGGCCCGGCCCCGGGGGTATGGACAGACGAAGACTCAG GAGCTGTGAAGATACTTTAGATGGTGACATGGGAGGAGTCGACCCTTATGCCTGGGCGCCCATGACCATGGAGAGGGGAAGCATGGCGTCACTGGACAGCACACTTAGGAAGGCTCCTCCCGGTTCATGGAGACAACCGGAGCTTCCGGAGGTCATTGCCATGTTGAACTACCGCCTGGACCCCGTCAAAACCAACGCTGCTGCCTTCCTGCAGCATCTCACATTCAAAAATGATAAG gtTAAGTCAGAAGTGCGTCGTCTGAAAGGCATCCCAGCCCTAGTGTCATTGCTGGACCACCCCAGCAAGGATGTGCACCACTCAGCCTGCGGAGCACTGAAGAACATTTCATATGGGCGAGACCAAGACAACAAGATCGCCATCAAGAACTGTGATGGAGTGCCCGCCCTGGTCCGATTACTGAGGAAAACCCATGACCAGGACTTGACTGACACGATTACAG GCACCTTGTGGAACCTCTCATCCCATGACGCTGTAAAGATGGAGATTGTGGACCACGCCCTGCACGCCCTGGCTGATGAAGTGGTTGTCCCTCACTCCGgctgggagagagggagcaacgGAGGAGAAGAGAGCTGCAAACCACGCCATCTGGAGTGGGAGACCGCCTTGACCAACACTGCTGGCTGCCTTAG GAATGTGAGTTCAGAACGCAGCGAGGCCAGGCGGAAGCTGAGAGAATGCACAGGATTAGTGGATTCACTCATGTACGTTGTCCAATCACAGATCAACCGCAAAGATGTGGATAACAAG TTGGTGGAAAACTGCGTCTGCCTCCTTCGGAATCTCTCCTATCACGTTCACCGGGAAGTCCCCGGCTGCGAGCGCTACGCAGAGGCCGTGCCTCTCAACCAGGGACCGGCCCCCGCTAACAAGGGTGGCTGCTTCGGCTCGCGAAAGGGCAAAG GTAAGAAGGATGGAGATGATGGGAGTGGAGATCAGGTTGACATTCCAAAGAGGACAACACCTGCCAAAG gttACGAGCTGTTGTTCCAGCCGGAGGTGGTTCGTGTTTACACATCACTGCTCAGAGAGAGCAAGAACCCTTCAGTCCTAGAAGCTGCTGCCGGTGCCATCCAGAACCTGTGTGCTGGCCGATGGACT TATGGTCGGTATATCCGGGCCACTGTGCGTCTGGAGAAAGGTCTTCCGATGATGGCAGAGCTGCTGGCACACGGAAATGACCGTGTGGTTCGGGCAATGTCTGGAGCCTTGAGGAACCTCGCCATTGACAACCGTAACTGCGAACTGCTCG GGTTGCATGCAGTGCCTCACCTTGTGGCCAACCTGCCTGGAGGCCAGAGTCAGTCTGGGCGCGCTCTGTCGGAGGAGACAGTGGTGTCTGTACTGAGCACGCTTGCTGAAGTGCTGGGTAACAGTCTAGAGGCATCAAAGACCCTCCGTGCGTCACAGGGCATTGAGAGGCTTGTGCTCATTAACAAGGATGG GAAGCGCTCAGAGCGTGAGGTGCGGGGGGCCGGCCAGGTGCTGCAGCTTGTCTGGGCCCACAAAGAGCTGCGTCGGCCTCTTGAGAAGGACGGCTGGAAGAAGACCGACTTCATGGTCAACCTCAACCCCACCACCAACGGCCCCAGCACCAGAGCCAACGGCACCTATGAAGATAGCACCACACCATTGTTAGACAGAG GAGAAAAGAGGGATGTCATTCCACTAAACGACCTCGGACCTG aGGCCTACTCTACACTGgatcagagggagaggagacacACTCTGGATGAAACCACAGACACTTTACCG CGAGGGGTGTATGGGGGCAGAAAGGGCTCCCTGCCCCTGTTGGACTCCTACGATGGTTag
- the LOC117817859 gene encoding catenin delta-1-like isoform X5, translating into MVDPAHGALDESYTPEDDSQEVHSVFSEEGTARRQDNGMKKPISRTVLPSDSMSIDGGLTVPGMGGYSATLDRPYRQPVPGDYPTATVPRNYHYGPVGGYDDYRGGPPSEAYTSLSRGSHMDERYRPADGYRTLDSGYRAPSRQQLDPYAAQPQVSRGMRALGSAMEMRYGHAPYGLEDDQRSVGYDEYGMGPQPMHPGGYGTMPRLGPGPGGMDRRRLRSCEDTLDGDMGGVDPYAWAPMTMERGSMASLDSTLRKAPPGSWRQPELPEVIAMLNYRLDPVKTNAAAFLQHLTFKNDKVKSEVRRLKGIPALVSLLDHPSKDVHHSACGALKNISYGRDQDNKIAIKNCDGVPALVRLLRKTHDQDLTDTITGTLWNLSSHDAVKMEIVDHALHALADEVVVPHSGWERGSNGGEESCKPRHLEWETALTNTAGCLRNVSSERSEARRKLRECTGLVDSLMYVVQSQINRKDVDNKLVENCVCLLRNLSYHVHREVPGCERYAEAVPLNQGPAPANKGGCFGSRKGKDEWFSKGKKDGDDGSGDQVDIPKRTTPAKGYELLFQPEVVRVYTSLLRESKNPSVLEAAAGAIQNLCAGRWTYGRYIRATVRLEKGLPMMAELLAHGNDRVVRAMSGALRNLAIDNRNCELLGLHAVPHLVANLPGGQSQSGRALSEETVVSVLSTLAEVLGNSLEASKTLRASQGIERLVLINKDGKRSEREVRGAGQVLQLVWAHKELRRPLEKDGWKKTDFMVNLNPTTNGPSTRANGTYEDSTTPLLDRGEKRDVIPLNDLGPEAYSTLDQRERRHTLDETTDTLPRGVYGGRKGSLPLLDSYDG; encoded by the exons ATGGTGGACCCTGCACATGGTGCTCTAGATGAGAGCTACACACCCGAGGACGACTCCCAGGAAGTGcactctgtgttttctgaagaAGGGACCGCACGGCGCCAAGACAATGGC ATGAAGAAACCAATCTCACGCACAGTCCTGCCCTCTGACTCCATGTCCATCGATGGGGGTTTGACGGTGCCCGGTATGGGCGGATACAGCGCCACACTAGACCGTCCTTACAGGCAGCCTGTACCGGGAGACTATCCCACTGCCACGGTGCCCAGAAACTACCACTATGGCCCCGTTGGAGGTTATGATGATTACCGTGGAGGTCCACCATCAGAAGCATACACTAGCTTGAGCCGGGGTTCACACATGGACGAACGATACAG GCCTGCTGATGGCTACAGGACCCTGGACTCAGGCTACCGGGCTCCAAGCCGCCAGCAGCTGGACCCGTACGCAGCACAGCCCCAGGTGAGCCGAGGGATGAGGGCACTTGGCTCGGCAATGGAGATGCGGTATGGCCATGCTCCCTATGGTCTGGAGGATGACCAGCGCAGCGTAGGATATGATGAGTATGGCATGGGGCCCCAACCCATGCACCCTGGTGGCTATGGCACCATGCCACGCCTGGGGCCCGGCCCCGGGGGTATGGACAGACGAAGACTCAG GAGCTGTGAAGATACTTTAGATGGTGACATGGGAGGAGTCGACCCTTATGCCTGGGCGCCCATGACCATGGAGAGGGGAAGCATGGCGTCACTGGACAGCACACTTAGGAAGGCTCCTCCCGGTTCATGGAGACAACCGGAGCTTCCGGAGGTCATTGCCATGTTGAACTACCGCCTGGACCCCGTCAAAACCAACGCTGCTGCCTTCCTGCAGCATCTCACATTCAAAAATGATAAG gtTAAGTCAGAAGTGCGTCGTCTGAAAGGCATCCCAGCCCTAGTGTCATTGCTGGACCACCCCAGCAAGGATGTGCACCACTCAGCCTGCGGAGCACTGAAGAACATTTCATATGGGCGAGACCAAGACAACAAGATCGCCATCAAGAACTGTGATGGAGTGCCCGCCCTGGTCCGATTACTGAGGAAAACCCATGACCAGGACTTGACTGACACGATTACAG GCACCTTGTGGAACCTCTCATCCCATGACGCTGTAAAGATGGAGATTGTGGACCACGCCCTGCACGCCCTGGCTGATGAAGTGGTTGTCCCTCACTCCGgctgggagagagggagcaacgGAGGAGAAGAGAGCTGCAAACCACGCCATCTGGAGTGGGAGACCGCCTTGACCAACACTGCTGGCTGCCTTAG GAATGTGAGTTCAGAACGCAGCGAGGCCAGGCGGAAGCTGAGAGAATGCACAGGATTAGTGGATTCACTCATGTACGTTGTCCAATCACAGATCAACCGCAAAGATGTGGATAACAAG TTGGTGGAAAACTGCGTCTGCCTCCTTCGGAATCTCTCCTATCACGTTCACCGGGAAGTCCCCGGCTGCGAGCGCTACGCAGAGGCCGTGCCTCTCAACCAGGGACCGGCCCCCGCTAACAAGGGTGGCTGCTTCGGCTCGCGAAAGGGCAAAG ATGAGTGGTTTTCCAAAG GTAAGAAGGATGGAGATGATGGGAGTGGAGATCAGGTTGACATTCCAAAGAGGACAACACCTGCCAAAG gttACGAGCTGTTGTTCCAGCCGGAGGTGGTTCGTGTTTACACATCACTGCTCAGAGAGAGCAAGAACCCTTCAGTCCTAGAAGCTGCTGCCGGTGCCATCCAGAACCTGTGTGCTGGCCGATGGACT TATGGTCGGTATATCCGGGCCACTGTGCGTCTGGAGAAAGGTCTTCCGATGATGGCAGAGCTGCTGGCACACGGAAATGACCGTGTGGTTCGGGCAATGTCTGGAGCCTTGAGGAACCTCGCCATTGACAACCGTAACTGCGAACTGCTCG GGTTGCATGCAGTGCCTCACCTTGTGGCCAACCTGCCTGGAGGCCAGAGTCAGTCTGGGCGCGCTCTGTCGGAGGAGACAGTGGTGTCTGTACTGAGCACGCTTGCTGAAGTGCTGGGTAACAGTCTAGAGGCATCAAAGACCCTCCGTGCGTCACAGGGCATTGAGAGGCTTGTGCTCATTAACAAGGATGG GAAGCGCTCAGAGCGTGAGGTGCGGGGGGCCGGCCAGGTGCTGCAGCTTGTCTGGGCCCACAAAGAGCTGCGTCGGCCTCTTGAGAAGGACGGCTGGAAGAAGACCGACTTCATGGTCAACCTCAACCCCACCACCAACGGCCCCAGCACCAGAGCCAACGGCACCTATGAAGATAGCACCACACCATTGTTAGACAGAG GAGAAAAGAGGGATGTCATTCCACTAAACGACCTCGGACCTG aGGCCTACTCTACACTGgatcagagggagaggagacacACTCTGGATGAAACCACAGACACTTTACCG CGAGGGGTGTATGGGGGCAGAAAGGGCTCCCTGCCCCTGTTGGACTCCTACGATGGTTag
- the LOC117817859 gene encoding catenin delta-1-like isoform X7, whose product MVDPAHGALDESYTPEDDSQEVHSVFSEEGTARRQDNGMKKPISRTVLPSDSMSIDGGLTVPGMGGYSATLDRPYRQPVPGDYPTATVPRNYHYGPVGGYDDYRGGPPSEAYTSLSRGSHMDERYRPADGYRTLDSGYRAPSRQQLDPYAAQPQVSRGMRALGSAMEMRYGHAPYGLEDDQRSVGYDEYGMGPQPMHPGGYGTMPRLGPGPGGMDRRRLRSCEDTLDGDMGGVDPYAWAPMTMERGSMASLDSTLRKAPPGSWRQPELPEVIAMLNYRLDPVKTNAAAFLQHLTFKNDKVKSEVRRLKGIPALVSLLDHPSKDVHHSACGALKNISYGRDQDNKIAIKNCDGVPALVRLLRKTHDQDLTDTITGTLWNLSSHDAVKMEIVDHALHALADEVVVPHSGWERGSNGGEESCKPRHLEWETALTNTAGCLRNVSSERSEARRKLRECTGLVDSLMYVVQSQINRKDVDNKLVENCVCLLRNLSYHVHREVPGCERYAEAVPLNQGPAPANKGGCFGSRKGKGKKDGDDGSGDQVDIPKRTTPAKGYELLFQPEVVRVYTSLLRESKNPSVLEAAAGAIQNLCAGRWTYGRYIRATVRLEKGLPMMAELLAHGNDRVVRAMSGALRNLAIDNRNCELLGLHAVPHLVANLPGGQSQSGRALSEETVVSVLSTLAEVLGNSLEASKTLRASQGIERLVLINKDGKRSEREVRGAGQVLQLVWAHKELRRPLEKDGWKKTDFMVNLNPTTNGPSTRANGTYEDSTTPLLDRGEKRDVIPLNDLGPEAYSTLDQRERRHTLDETTDTLPKN is encoded by the exons ATGGTGGACCCTGCACATGGTGCTCTAGATGAGAGCTACACACCCGAGGACGACTCCCAGGAAGTGcactctgtgttttctgaagaAGGGACCGCACGGCGCCAAGACAATGGC ATGAAGAAACCAATCTCACGCACAGTCCTGCCCTCTGACTCCATGTCCATCGATGGGGGTTTGACGGTGCCCGGTATGGGCGGATACAGCGCCACACTAGACCGTCCTTACAGGCAGCCTGTACCGGGAGACTATCCCACTGCCACGGTGCCCAGAAACTACCACTATGGCCCCGTTGGAGGTTATGATGATTACCGTGGAGGTCCACCATCAGAAGCATACACTAGCTTGAGCCGGGGTTCACACATGGACGAACGATACAG GCCTGCTGATGGCTACAGGACCCTGGACTCAGGCTACCGGGCTCCAAGCCGCCAGCAGCTGGACCCGTACGCAGCACAGCCCCAGGTGAGCCGAGGGATGAGGGCACTTGGCTCGGCAATGGAGATGCGGTATGGCCATGCTCCCTATGGTCTGGAGGATGACCAGCGCAGCGTAGGATATGATGAGTATGGCATGGGGCCCCAACCCATGCACCCTGGTGGCTATGGCACCATGCCACGCCTGGGGCCCGGCCCCGGGGGTATGGACAGACGAAGACTCAG GAGCTGTGAAGATACTTTAGATGGTGACATGGGAGGAGTCGACCCTTATGCCTGGGCGCCCATGACCATGGAGAGGGGAAGCATGGCGTCACTGGACAGCACACTTAGGAAGGCTCCTCCCGGTTCATGGAGACAACCGGAGCTTCCGGAGGTCATTGCCATGTTGAACTACCGCCTGGACCCCGTCAAAACCAACGCTGCTGCCTTCCTGCAGCATCTCACATTCAAAAATGATAAG gtTAAGTCAGAAGTGCGTCGTCTGAAAGGCATCCCAGCCCTAGTGTCATTGCTGGACCACCCCAGCAAGGATGTGCACCACTCAGCCTGCGGAGCACTGAAGAACATTTCATATGGGCGAGACCAAGACAACAAGATCGCCATCAAGAACTGTGATGGAGTGCCCGCCCTGGTCCGATTACTGAGGAAAACCCATGACCAGGACTTGACTGACACGATTACAG GCACCTTGTGGAACCTCTCATCCCATGACGCTGTAAAGATGGAGATTGTGGACCACGCCCTGCACGCCCTGGCTGATGAAGTGGTTGTCCCTCACTCCGgctgggagagagggagcaacgGAGGAGAAGAGAGCTGCAAACCACGCCATCTGGAGTGGGAGACCGCCTTGACCAACACTGCTGGCTGCCTTAG GAATGTGAGTTCAGAACGCAGCGAGGCCAGGCGGAAGCTGAGAGAATGCACAGGATTAGTGGATTCACTCATGTACGTTGTCCAATCACAGATCAACCGCAAAGATGTGGATAACAAG TTGGTGGAAAACTGCGTCTGCCTCCTTCGGAATCTCTCCTATCACGTTCACCGGGAAGTCCCCGGCTGCGAGCGCTACGCAGAGGCCGTGCCTCTCAACCAGGGACCGGCCCCCGCTAACAAGGGTGGCTGCTTCGGCTCGCGAAAGGGCAAAG GTAAGAAGGATGGAGATGATGGGAGTGGAGATCAGGTTGACATTCCAAAGAGGACAACACCTGCCAAAG gttACGAGCTGTTGTTCCAGCCGGAGGTGGTTCGTGTTTACACATCACTGCTCAGAGAGAGCAAGAACCCTTCAGTCCTAGAAGCTGCTGCCGGTGCCATCCAGAACCTGTGTGCTGGCCGATGGACT TATGGTCGGTATATCCGGGCCACTGTGCGTCTGGAGAAAGGTCTTCCGATGATGGCAGAGCTGCTGGCACACGGAAATGACCGTGTGGTTCGGGCAATGTCTGGAGCCTTGAGGAACCTCGCCATTGACAACCGTAACTGCGAACTGCTCG GGTTGCATGCAGTGCCTCACCTTGTGGCCAACCTGCCTGGAGGCCAGAGTCAGTCTGGGCGCGCTCTGTCGGAGGAGACAGTGGTGTCTGTACTGAGCACGCTTGCTGAAGTGCTGGGTAACAGTCTAGAGGCATCAAAGACCCTCCGTGCGTCACAGGGCATTGAGAGGCTTGTGCTCATTAACAAGGATGG GAAGCGCTCAGAGCGTGAGGTGCGGGGGGCCGGCCAGGTGCTGCAGCTTGTCTGGGCCCACAAAGAGCTGCGTCGGCCTCTTGAGAAGGACGGCTGGAAGAAGACCGACTTCATGGTCAACCTCAACCCCACCACCAACGGCCCCAGCACCAGAGCCAACGGCACCTATGAAGATAGCACCACACCATTGTTAGACAGAG GAGAAAAGAGGGATGTCATTCCACTAAACGACCTCGGACCTG aGGCCTACTCTACACTGgatcagagggagaggagacacACTCTGGATGAAACCACAGACACTTTACCG AAAAACTGA